Proteins from a single region of Macaca nemestrina isolate mMacNem1 chromosome 13, mMacNem.hap1, whole genome shotgun sequence:
- the LOC105490088 gene encoding thioredoxin domain-containing protein 9, with protein MEADASVDMFSKVLENQLLQTTKLVEEHLDSEIQKLDQMDEDELERLKEKRLEALRKAQQQKQEWLSKGHGEYREIPSERDFFQEVKESKKVVCHFYRDSAFRCKILDRHLAILSKKHLETKFLKLNVEKAPFLCERLRIKVIPTLALVKDGKTQDYVVGFTDLGNTDDFTTESLEWRLGCSDILNYSGNLMEPPFQNQKKFGTNFTKLEKKTIRGKKYDSDSDDD; from the exons ATGGAAGCTGATGCATCTGTTGACATGTTTTCCAAAGTCCTGGAGAATCAGCTGCTTCAGACAACCAAACTAGTGGAAGAACATTTGGATTCTGAAATTCAAAAACTGGATCAGATGGATGAGGATGAATTGGAACGCCTGAAAGAAAAGAGACTTGAGGCCCTAAGGAAAGCTCAACAGCAGAAACAA GAATGGCTTTCTAAAGGACACGGGGAATACAGAGAAATCCCTAGtgaaagagatttttttcaaGAAGTCAAGGAGAGTAAAAAAGTGGTTTGCCATTTCTACAGAGACTCCGCATTCAG ATGTAAAATACTAGACAGACACCTGGCTATATTGTCCAAGAAACACCTCGAGACCAAATTTTTGAAGCTGAATGTGGAAAAAGCACCTTTCCTTTGTGAGAGACTGCGTATCAAAGTCATTCCCACACTAGCACTGGTAAAAGACGGGAAAACACAGGATTATGTTGTTGGGTTTACTGACCTAGGAAATACAGATGACTTCACCACAGAAAGTTTAGAATGGAGGCTCGGTTGTTCGGACATTCTTAATTACAG tggaaatttAATGGAGCCACCATTTCAGAACCAAAAGAAATTTGGAACAAACTTCACAAAGCTGGAAAAGAAAACTATCCGAGGAAAGAAATATGATTCAGACTCTGATGATGATTAG